The following proteins are co-located in the Paralichthys olivaceus isolate ysfri-2021 chromosome 10, ASM2471397v2, whole genome shotgun sequence genome:
- the cops8 gene encoding COP9 signalosome complex subunit 8, with product MFASNTWGRQHMSRAADLLALIRKKKIPVQQLGIIMPTAVIMEENYDKLLEQCEAQELEAPGGIATPQVYAQLLALYLLHNDMNNARYLWKRVPQAIKSANPELTAIWAVGQRIWQRDFPEIYTAIAAYQWTENILPVMEALRESTRQRAYSLVAQAYTSITAEDFAAFVGYTVEEAVKGVVSQGWQADPTTRMVMPKKPDPPPISLVPNEQQLARLTDYVAFLEN from the exons ATGTTTGCTTCGAACACATGGGGGCGGCAGCACATGTCACGGGCTGCAGACCTGCTCGCACTTATACGGAAGAAGAAGATTCCGGTGCAACAGCTAGGCATCATCATGCCTACTGCTGTGATTATGGAGGAAAATTATGATAAGTTATTAGAGCAGTGTGAAGCTCAAGAACTCGAG GCTCCAGGGGGCATTGCAACGCCTCAAGTCTACGCCCAGTTGCTGGCTCTCTATTTACTACACAATGACAT GAATAATGCCAGGTATCTATGGAAGAGGGTTCCCCAAGCGATAAAATCG GCAAACCCCGAATTAACAGCTATATGGGCAGTTGGCCAACGCATTTGGCAGCGGGACTTTCCAGAGATCTACACAGCCATCGCAGCCTACCAATGGACAGAGAATATTCTTCCAGTCATGGAAGCCCTTCGAG AGAGCACACGGCAAAGGGCATACAGTCTCGTTGCCCAGGCCTACACGTCCATCACAGCTGAGGACTTTGCTGCCTTTGTTGGCTACACTGTGGAGGAGGCAGTAAAGG GTGTGGTGAGTCAAGGCTGGCAAGCAGACCCCACTACCAGGATGGTGATGCCCAAAAAGCCAG ATCCTCCCCCCATCTCACTGGTTCCAAACGAGCAGCAGTTGGCCAGACTCACCGACTACGTGGCTTTCCTCGAGAACTGA
- the trim63b gene encoding E3 ubiquitin-protein ligase TRIM63 produces the protein MDVQRTGTMVRPPSPMDSLEKQLSCPICLEMFTKPVVILPCQHNLCRSCASDLYDSRNPYRFSGGVFRCPTCRFEVVLDRHGVHGLQRNLLVENIIDIYKQQQEGSGSGTTETTLKPKESKEPMCQEHEDEKINIYCVTCQVPTCSMCKVFGQHKDCEVAPLANVYQTQKGELSNAIDTLVASNGRLQALLNQMEDACRAVQENAQRAKQGLAERFDLLYAVLEDRKNILLDQIGKEQDEKVAALRALAQRYGERLQASTELTDSAVRALEQSGAAEFLVASKGLIVQTKDAAKCSLGEERPEPGFEKMDHFTLSTEHVEAVLAKMDFGVCDEDEFEDAEEEEEEEEEEEEEE, from the coding sequence ATGGACGTTCAGAGGACAGGAACTATGGTTCGGCCCCCCAGCCCCATGGATAGCCTGGAGAAGCAACTGAGCTGCCCCATCTGCCTGGAAATGTTCACCAAACCTGTGGTCATTCTGCCTTGCCAGCACAACTTGTGCCGTAGTTGTGCTAGTGACCTCTATGACTCACGCAACCCATACCGCTTTTCTGGTGGTGTCTTCCGATGCCCTACTTGTCGATTTGAGGTCGTGCTTGATCGCCATGGTGTCCATGGGCTCCAGCGCAACCTATTGGTAGAAAATATTATCGACATCTATAAGCAGCAGCAAGAAGGCAGTGGCAGTGGAACTACAGAAACTACCCTTAAGCCTAAAGAATCCAAAGAGCCCATGTGCCAAGAACACGAAGATGAGAAAATCAACATCTATTGCGTTACCTGCCAAGTGCCCACCTGCTCCATGTGCAAAGTGTTTGGTCAACACAAGGACTGTGAGGTGGCACCTTTAGCAAATGTTTACCAGACACAGAAAGGTGAACTGAGTAACGCTATCGATACCCTGGTTGCCAGCAATGGGCGTCTACAGGCTCTTCTCAACCAGATGGAAGATGCCTGCCGTGCTGTGCAGGAGAATGCTCAGCGTGCTAAGCAAGGGTTAGCGGAACGCTTTGACCTGTTGTATGCTGTTCTTGAAGACCGCAAGAACATTCTTCTAGACCAGATTGGTAAAGAGCAAGATGAAAAAGTGGCCGCTCTTCGGGCTCTGGCCCAACGTTATGGTGAACGACTGCAAGCAAGTACAGAGCTCACAGATTCGGCTGTAAGAGCACTGGAACAGAGTGGTGCTGCTGAGTTTCTCGTAGCTTCCAAGGGCCTCATCGTGCAGACCAAAGACGCAGCTAAATGTTCGCTCGGGGAGGAGAGGCCAGAGCCAGGATTCGAGAAGATGGACCACTTCACTTTGTCAACAGAGCATGTTGAAGCAGTCCTGGCAAAGATGGACTTTGGAGTGTGTGATGAGGATGAATTCGAagatgcagaggaagaagaagaagaagaggaagaggaagaggaggaggaataa